In a single window of the Arachis hypogaea cultivar Tifrunner chromosome 6, arahy.Tifrunner.gnm2.J5K5, whole genome shotgun sequence genome:
- the LOC112757836 gene encoding serine/threonine-protein phosphatase 7 long form homolog yields the protein MLICNHPILPDRYNDRVEEHLRITGFYHVSQIGIVQCQKALVNALIERWHPDTHTFHLPIGKCSVTLEDVALILGLPTDGLPVTGMTMSSFEAMEVECLLQFGVAPRKEHCRSSCIKLTWLRNLKENLELNDEISIQRYVRCHIMLLIGMILFGDKSGAGVHWKFLPLLRDFVNIGQYSWGSACLAHLYRALCRASRYNCKEIDGPLTLLLGWAWIRLPYLSPLPREPRSFSLANRWRNWERGDRRYRYLKLAHFRKVFDELQEGQFVWVA from the exons ATGTTGATATGTAACCACCCAATTCTTCCGGATCGGTACAACGATAGGGTGGAGGAGCATTTAAGAATTACCGGTTTCTATCATGTATCTCAGATTGGGATAGTGCAGTGTCAGAAAGCATTGGTAAATGCTCTAATCGAACGTTGGCACCCTGACACACATACGTTTCACCTTCCCATTGGTAAATGTTCCGTGACTCTTGAAGATGTGGCTCTAATTCTTGGTCTTCCCACAGATGGTCTTCCAGTTACAGGGATGACAATGAGTAGTTTTGAAGCCATGGAGGTGGAGTGTTTGCTTCAATTTGGCGTTGCACCGCGTAAGGAGCACTGTAGATCTAGCTGCATAAAACTCACCTGGCTGCGGAATCTAAAAGAGAATTTAGAATTGAACGATGAAATCAGTATACAAAGGTATGTGAGGTGCCACATTATGTTGCTGATTGGGATGATCTTGTTTGGGGATAAGTCTGGGGCAGGCGTGCACTGGAAGTTTCTACCCTTGCTTCGTGATTTTGTCAATATTGGACAGTATAGCTGGGGTTCGGCATGCCTAGCACACCTTTACAGGGCGTTATGCAGGGCATCTCGCTATAACTGTAAGGAAATAGATGGTCCACTGACACTTCTGCTCGGTTGGGCTTGGATCCGACTGCCATATCTATCACCGCTTCCTAGAGAACCCCGCAGCTTTTCACTAGCAAATAG gtggcgtaactgggagcgTGGTGACCGACGATATAGATATCTGAAGCTAGCTCACTTTAGGAAAGTCTTTGATGAACTTCAGGAAGGCCAG TTTGTCTGGGTTGCTTAA